One region of Phaeocystidibacter marisrubri genomic DNA includes:
- the dut gene encoding dUTP diphosphatase, with amino-acid sequence MKVKIVNRSRHATPHYATSQSAGMDLRANIESPILLNPGDRMLVKTGLFMQLPEGFEAQVRPRSGLAYKHGVTVLNSPGTIDADYRGEIGVILINHGVEPFEITDGERVAQMVIAKYESIQWNEVDELDASDRGEGGFGSTGKK; translated from the coding sequence ATGAAAGTTAAGATCGTAAATCGGTCCAGGCATGCCACGCCTCATTATGCCACGTCGCAATCAGCGGGGATGGATTTGAGAGCTAATATCGAATCCCCTATTTTGTTGAATCCAGGAGATCGCATGCTCGTAAAGACTGGCCTTTTTATGCAATTACCAGAAGGCTTTGAGGCGCAAGTTCGACCTCGGTCTGGACTGGCTTATAAACATGGTGTTACCGTTTTAAATAGTCCCGGTACAATCGATGCAGACTATCGCGGAGAGATTGGCGTTATCCTCATCAATCACGGAGTCGAGCCCTTTGAAATTACGGATGGAGAACGGGTAGCACAAATGGTAATTGCCAAGTATGAAAGTATCCAGTGGAATGAAGTAGACGAACTCGATGCGAGTGATCGTGGAGAGGGAGGCTTTGGATCTACCGGAAAGAAATAA
- a CDS encoding sugar phosphate nucleotidyltransferase has translation MKIIVPMAGRGSRLRPHTLTVPKPLIPIAGKPIVQRLVEDIVRVCGQKVDEIAFIIGDFGEETERHLIDVAEKLGAKGTIYYQDEPLGTAHAILCAKRSMNGPCVVAFADTLFRADFTLDAEAEGVIWVKQVADPSAFGVIKMDDEGVITDFVEKPKEFVSDLAIIGIYFFRDGELLRDELQYLIDNDITDKGEYQLTDALENMKAKGLKFVPGTVNEWMDCGNKDVTVDTNSRMLGFLQNEEALISDDVVLENSKIVEPCYIGPGVTLRNSTVGPNVSVGRGTVIEDSTIQTTIIQEDSVISNMNLENSMIGNKAVLNGKFKSISLGDYCRLEG, from the coding sequence ATGAAGATTATTGTACCGATGGCGGGTAGAGGTAGCCGCCTTAGACCACATACGCTTACTGTACCTAAACCACTTATTCCCATCGCTGGGAAGCCTATCGTTCAGCGATTGGTAGAAGATATCGTTCGCGTTTGCGGACAAAAAGTAGACGAGATCGCTTTCATAATTGGTGATTTTGGAGAAGAGACAGAACGTCACCTCATTGACGTAGCTGAAAAATTAGGAGCCAAGGGAACGATCTATTATCAAGATGAACCCCTCGGAACAGCACATGCCATTCTCTGCGCAAAGCGCTCCATGAATGGTCCATGTGTGGTTGCATTTGCCGATACCCTTTTCCGTGCGGATTTTACACTTGATGCCGAGGCAGAAGGTGTGATTTGGGTAAAGCAAGTAGCCGATCCGAGTGCTTTTGGTGTCATCAAAATGGATGACGAGGGTGTGATTACGGATTTCGTAGAGAAACCCAAAGAGTTTGTTTCTGACTTGGCGATTATCGGGATCTACTTCTTTAGAGATGGCGAGTTGCTCCGCGATGAGCTTCAGTATTTGATCGATAACGATATTACGGATAAAGGCGAGTACCAATTGACGGATGCGCTAGAGAACATGAAGGCGAAAGGCTTGAAGTTCGTTCCAGGAACCGTGAATGAATGGATGGACTGTGGCAACAAAGATGTGACGGTAGATACGAATAGCCGTATGCTTGGTTTCCTCCAAAATGAAGAGGCGTTGATCAGTGATGATGTCGTTCTGGAGAATAGCAAAATCGTTGAACCGTGTTACATCGGCCCTGGGGTTACACTGCGCAACTCTACGGTTGGTCCGAACGTCAGCGTTGGTCGTGGAACCGTCATCGAAGATTCAACCATCCAGACCACGATCATTCAAGAGGATAGCGTAATTTCAAATATGAACTTAGAGAATTCAATGATTGGCAATAAAGCCGTGTTGAATGGTAAGTTCAAATCAATTTCACTTGGCGATTACTGCCGTTTAGAAGGATAA
- a CDS encoding tetratricopeptide repeat protein gives MRISALILISSLLGLPVYAQEEVEEVQISEDGLTARESHEFDKHFFEAQRFKAVGDDAKMLAELEACLELQPNHATVNFEIAQYYLKRKMAHQAATYLKLADENDPGNPWIVRAEWEAAKLKMNLVEERNALEKLHHLEPDNPEFIWELAMAKLRMNLPDSAIADLDKLDQLLGPSDMVMDQKVRIYLELGNLEGAEKVLVDAIATSPNRMDLRGRLAEFYENTGQRLKSIGVYEEIIRLDSNEPRAHLHIASLLSERGRLDSAAHHLRIALSSTELPIDAKMGVLVNLLAPAEKDPAVMKLALELGDTLVSVHPSDPKAYAMLADFAIRANQVERSRNLWKKAVMLPDGDKLMLWQQILQTDVQLQMWDSLHVDAQLVLERYPNQPLSYLYDGLALVQLEEYEDAILILEEGELYALGNPELESQFSLQLASAYEKTGDSEMAIAYFEKVLLKSPDNVLALNNYAYHLAERGVDLPNALSMASRATSLAPDQSTFWDTYAWVLYKMDRYSEALDKIDRAIRIGGARDSEILEHKGDILSALGRREEAIHQWNMALEKGGNEERLRQKIVLNE, from the coding sequence TTGAGAATATCAGCCCTCATTCTAATCAGCTCGCTTTTAGGACTGCCTGTTTATGCACAGGAGGAAGTCGAGGAGGTTCAGATTTCAGAAGATGGGTTAACCGCGCGTGAATCCCACGAATTTGATAAACACTTTTTTGAAGCTCAACGCTTCAAGGCAGTGGGAGATGATGCTAAAATGCTCGCTGAATTGGAGGCGTGTCTAGAGCTTCAGCCGAATCACGCTACTGTGAATTTTGAGATTGCACAGTACTATCTGAAGCGGAAAATGGCTCATCAAGCGGCTACGTATTTAAAGCTGGCCGATGAAAATGATCCGGGAAACCCTTGGATTGTACGAGCAGAGTGGGAAGCGGCTAAACTCAAGATGAATTTGGTTGAGGAGCGAAATGCCCTCGAAAAGTTGCACCACTTAGAGCCGGACAACCCAGAGTTTATTTGGGAACTCGCCATGGCCAAGTTGCGAATGAACTTGCCCGATAGTGCTATTGCCGACTTGGATAAGCTGGATCAATTGCTAGGACCAAGTGATATGGTGATGGACCAGAAGGTTCGCATCTATTTGGAGCTTGGGAATCTTGAGGGTGCCGAAAAGGTGCTCGTGGATGCCATTGCAACTTCTCCCAATCGAATGGATTTGCGCGGGAGACTGGCCGAGTTCTATGAGAATACAGGTCAGCGTCTAAAGTCTATTGGTGTTTATGAAGAGATCATCAGACTGGACTCCAATGAGCCCAGAGCGCATCTGCATATTGCCAGTTTATTGAGTGAAAGAGGTCGATTGGACAGTGCAGCGCATCACTTGAGAATTGCCCTTTCGAGTACTGAGTTGCCCATTGATGCGAAGATGGGCGTACTGGTGAACTTGCTTGCACCTGCCGAGAAAGATCCGGCGGTAATGAAGTTGGCGCTGGAGCTCGGTGATACGCTCGTTTCGGTTCACCCTTCTGATCCCAAGGCATACGCTATGCTGGCAGATTTTGCCATACGTGCCAATCAGGTGGAAAGAAGTAGAAACCTCTGGAAGAAAGCAGTAATGCTTCCAGATGGAGATAAATTGATGCTTTGGCAGCAGATTCTTCAAACGGATGTTCAACTCCAGATGTGGGATTCACTTCACGTGGATGCACAGTTGGTCCTTGAGCGCTACCCCAATCAACCACTAAGCTACCTCTACGACGGTCTGGCTCTTGTTCAACTTGAAGAATACGAGGATGCTATATTGATTTTGGAAGAGGGTGAACTGTATGCCCTAGGAAATCCAGAATTGGAAAGCCAGTTTAGTTTGCAATTGGCTAGTGCCTATGAGAAAACTGGCGATTCAGAAATGGCCATTGCGTACTTTGAGAAGGTGCTTTTGAAATCACCGGACAATGTCCTTGCGCTAAACAATTACGCCTATCATTTGGCAGAACGAGGAGTGGACTTGCCGAACGCTTTGAGTATGGCAAGCCGAGCAACAAGCCTTGCGCCAGATCAATCTACCTTTTGGGACACCTATGCATGGGTGCTCTATAAAATGGATCGCTATTCCGAAGCGTTAGATAAAATTGACCGAGCCATTCGCATAGGAGGAGCTCGTGATTCAGAGATACTAGAGCACAAAGGAGACATACTCTCTGCATTGGGCAGGAGAGAAGAGGCCATTCATCAATGGAATATGGCATTGGAGAAGGGTGGGAATGAAGAGCGACTGAGGCAAAAGATTGTTTTGAATGAATAG
- a CDS encoding DUF4292 domain-containing protein, with the protein MNRLQALVLMSVFTLAIVSCGPKELTYDGSTEEVSVADLTAAMSNTLETAETFEFNGRANYISGTSDVNFAYSIRLKKDSVIWVDIKDPFVGLKVARAIIYPDSAAFYNRLESTWMAGGIELVREKLQLGLEFHHLQSVLLGEPLYLPKTNKDVTLHRGEGRITATVMGMENDPLFAFDTAMYVYTYGYVSQLPLLHQQLPDGPRVLEVDYAYQDEDRGIPYKTTLELKWESEVSLKLTHNQVLRDVDLHIPFSIPSGYERIQ; encoded by the coding sequence ATGAATAGGTTACAAGCATTAGTATTGATGAGTGTGTTTACGCTGGCCATCGTTTCGTGTGGTCCGAAAGAACTGACGTATGACGGCTCTACAGAAGAGGTGAGTGTCGCTGATCTGACCGCCGCAATGTCAAATACGCTTGAAACCGCAGAGACTTTTGAGTTCAACGGAAGAGCCAATTATATATCGGGTACGAGCGACGTGAATTTTGCGTACAGCATCCGACTGAAAAAAGACAGTGTTATTTGGGTGGACATCAAAGATCCATTTGTTGGGTTGAAGGTGGCGAGAGCGATTATCTATCCAGATAGTGCGGCTTTCTATAACCGATTGGAATCGACTTGGATGGCTGGAGGAATAGAGTTGGTCCGTGAGAAATTGCAATTGGGCTTGGAATTTCACCACCTTCAATCAGTGCTTTTGGGCGAGCCTTTGTATTTACCAAAGACCAATAAGGATGTCACTTTGCATCGGGGAGAGGGCAGAATTACGGCAACCGTAATGGGTATGGAAAACGATCCATTGTTCGCTTTTGATACTGCCATGTACGTATACACCTATGGTTATGTGTCCCAACTGCCTCTTCTACACCAACAACTTCCAGATGGGCCTAGAGTGTTGGAAGTAGACTATGCCTACCAAGACGAAGATAGAGGCATACCCTACAAGACTACATTGGAGCTCAAATGGGAGTCAGAAGTATCTTTAAAATTGACGCACAATCAAGTACTACGCGACGTAGATTTGCACATACCTTTTAGCATTCCAAGTGGTTATGAACGGATTCAGTAA
- a CDS encoding murein hydrolase activator EnvC family protein: MNGFSKTFIRVALLLCAFTVSFGLYAQDRKEELRVRKAHLQDEIQIANKILEEARETRQSSITTLQTLNQKVRIRQDLLRTINREIALIDEEIALQEAEIETLKAEIDTLKQKYAEMIRLAYKNKSKTSRLMFVFSSTDFNQAMRRIQYLRQYGEFRRQQVTRIEERQAELEHQIDMLNRQKEEKEELRTQRASELEELENEKSEQRETIASLQAQEGTLQAQIQSKQNEANRLESEIQRIIAEEIRKERARAERNALEERALAAGLVKGQDFNTRTPNARLTELITQANARRAASNTPTSEPEPVASTSYALTPEAARLARNFEANKGKLPWPVERGIIVGRFGTQPHPVVAGITINNPHIEIGTSAGAEARAAFDGTVLDVVRIPGAPITVIVQHGNYYTHYGNLGESFVKRGDAVTAKQAIGKVFTDPSENQTVLQFGIWKNTDLMDPAPWLAR, translated from the coding sequence ATGAACGGATTCAGTAAGACCTTTATACGAGTTGCACTTTTACTATGTGCATTCACGGTCTCTTTTGGTCTATACGCCCAAGACCGAAAGGAGGAGTTGCGTGTCCGTAAGGCTCATCTCCAAGATGAGATCCAAATAGCCAATAAGATTTTAGAGGAAGCAAGGGAGACTCGCCAATCCAGTATCACCACCCTCCAAACGCTCAATCAAAAGGTTCGAATTCGTCAAGATCTCTTGCGCACCATCAATCGAGAAATTGCATTGATTGACGAAGAAATTGCGCTGCAAGAGGCCGAGATTGAAACGCTTAAGGCTGAGATTGATACATTGAAACAAAAGTATGCGGAGATGATTCGCTTGGCTTACAAGAACAAGTCGAAGACCTCCCGATTGATGTTTGTTTTCTCCAGTACTGATTTCAATCAAGCTATGCGCAGAATTCAATACCTGCGGCAGTACGGAGAGTTCCGCAGACAGCAGGTGACTCGAATTGAAGAGAGACAGGCAGAGTTGGAGCATCAAATTGACATGCTCAATCGCCAAAAAGAAGAGAAGGAAGAACTCCGAACCCAACGCGCTTCGGAACTCGAGGAGTTGGAGAACGAGAAATCGGAACAGCGCGAAACCATTGCTTCGCTTCAAGCTCAAGAGGGCACATTGCAAGCTCAAATTCAGAGTAAGCAAAATGAGGCGAATCGTCTGGAGTCGGAGATTCAACGCATTATTGCAGAAGAAATACGTAAAGAGCGTGCCCGCGCCGAGCGAAACGCATTGGAAGAACGAGCCTTGGCAGCAGGGCTGGTAAAAGGACAAGACTTCAATACCCGTACGCCAAACGCCCGTCTTACCGAATTGATTACGCAGGCCAATGCTCGCAGAGCAGCCAGCAATACGCCTACTTCAGAGCCGGAACCTGTTGCAAGTACGAGTTATGCCCTCACGCCAGAGGCTGCCCGACTCGCTAGAAACTTTGAAGCGAACAAAGGCAAACTCCCTTGGCCAGTAGAGCGCGGAATCATCGTGGGTCGATTCGGTACGCAACCTCACCCTGTGGTGGCTGGTATCACCATCAATAACCCGCATATTGAAATTGGTACTTCAGCAGGAGCAGAGGCACGTGCCGCTTTTGATGGAACCGTTTTAGATGTTGTCCGAATTCCAGGTGCACCTATTACAGTAATTGTGCAACACGGCAACTATTACACACACTACGGAAACTTGGGTGAATCTTTCGTGAAGCGCGGTGATGCCGTAACGGCCAAGCAGGCCATTGGCAAAGTGTTCACGGATCCGAGTGAAAACCAGACTGTCCTTCAATTCGGTATTTGGAAGAATACAGATTTGATGGATCCGGCGCCTTGGTTGGCTCGGTAG
- a CDS encoding outer membrane beta-barrel protein, with protein MKKLIPFLSVALGLLSASASAQDTLSIKSNNSTITIITENLTELDDMDINGALSEFSRGMSEAAADYSAKVADINARLEAGEITEDEAEEEMDAAEDQFEEKAELLAEKIEDWSEEFETSIDTSESGWEAYSKQWEEDAAEMEAEDLPHSRKGQVIRIGENGIVIEDRIEEEDIIIKDEHQGYDQDMGLIGFHFGWNTLYNDNNELASGNAEVDFFNAWAYDLEFGHRVRLGETSPFIFQYGLNFSWHNIQSKYPITKFQGSNGEVAVDFLPDPNRNIIETEFDIVYMDIPLLFGIDLSGKDLNENVSLLVGGYGGVRLSSERETTFTDFNEDEVEETLEDKFLSNQFRYGLMGQIGWGAFKVTARYDMNQLFQDRYETPNYHLASLTLGFVF; from the coding sequence ATGAAGAAGCTAATCCCCTTCCTATCCGTAGCCTTAGGCTTACTGAGTGCATCAGCCTCAGCACAGGATACGTTGAGCATTAAATCAAATAACTCAACCATCACCATCATTACGGAGAACCTAACCGAGTTGGACGATATGGACATCAACGGCGCCCTTTCAGAATTCTCGAGAGGTATGTCGGAAGCCGCTGCAGATTACAGCGCTAAAGTGGCTGACATCAACGCTCGACTTGAAGCGGGTGAAATTACCGAAGACGAAGCGGAAGAAGAGATGGATGCCGCTGAAGATCAATTCGAAGAAAAAGCAGAACTTCTCGCTGAAAAAATAGAAGATTGGAGCGAAGAATTTGAAACCAGCATCGATACTTCTGAAAGTGGTTGGGAAGCCTACAGCAAGCAATGGGAAGAGGATGCAGCCGAAATGGAAGCGGAAGACCTACCACATTCTAGAAAAGGCCAAGTAATTCGCATTGGTGAAAATGGCATCGTCATCGAAGACCGAATCGAAGAAGAGGACATCATCATTAAGGATGAACACCAAGGATATGATCAAGACATGGGGCTGATTGGATTCCACTTTGGATGGAACACCTTGTACAATGACAACAATGAATTGGCAAGTGGAAATGCAGAGGTAGACTTCTTCAATGCTTGGGCTTACGACCTTGAGTTTGGACACCGTGTACGTCTGGGAGAGACCAGTCCGTTCATCTTCCAGTACGGTTTGAACTTTAGCTGGCACAATATCCAAAGCAAGTACCCTATCACAAAGTTCCAAGGATCCAATGGTGAGGTTGCGGTGGACTTCCTACCAGATCCAAACAGAAACATCATTGAGACAGAGTTTGATATCGTTTACATGGACATTCCATTGCTTTTCGGAATTGACTTGAGCGGAAAAGACCTGAACGAAAATGTGTCTCTTCTAGTAGGTGGATACGGTGGTGTTCGCTTGAGCTCTGAAAGAGAAACAACCTTCACGGACTTCAATGAAGACGAAGTTGAAGAAACCTTGGAAGACAAATTCTTGTCAAACCAATTCAGATACGGACTTATGGGTCAGATTGGATGGGGCGCATTCAAGGTAACAGCACGTTACGATATGAATCAGCTGTTCCAAGACCGTTACGAAACGCCAAACTATCACTTGGCATCACTAACCCTGGGATTTGTTTTCTAA
- a CDS encoding RNA polymerase sigma factor, producing MKLFRLNSTTTEDLLARCREHDKKAQHELYNRFAAKMLGVCIRYVKRKDEAEEVLMNGFMKVFNKIEDFNEEGSFEGWIRKIMVNESLNHLRYKKNLFVENEEEDWVEPQHAPVESKETTHALLQLIEELPLGYRTVFNLHAIEGYGHREIAEMLNIDENTSRSQLSRARKQLQERVTESQYLYKP from the coding sequence GTGAAACTCTTCCGACTCAACTCAACTACAACCGAAGACCTGCTAGCGCGTTGTCGTGAACACGACAAAAAAGCGCAGCATGAGCTCTATAACCGCTTTGCGGCAAAGATGCTCGGTGTTTGCATTCGGTACGTGAAGCGGAAGGACGAAGCAGAAGAAGTCTTGATGAACGGTTTTATGAAAGTGTTCAACAAGATAGAGGACTTCAACGAAGAGGGTTCTTTTGAAGGATGGATTCGAAAAATCATGGTAAATGAGAGTTTGAATCACCTTCGCTACAAGAAGAATCTATTTGTAGAAAATGAAGAGGAGGATTGGGTAGAACCACAACATGCTCCCGTTGAATCGAAAGAAACAACACACGCCCTCCTTCAACTAATAGAAGAACTTCCCTTGGGCTACCGAACGGTTTTTAACCTTCATGCCATAGAGGGATACGGTCACAGAGAGATTGCGGAAATGCTCAACATTGATGAGAATACGAGTCGATCGCAACTGAGCCGAGCGAGAAAACAATTACAAGAGCGAGTAACAGAATCACAATACCTGTACAAGCCATGA
- a CDS encoding MBL fold metallo-hydrolase, which produces MKIYPLNTGYFKLDGGAMFGVVPKALWQRTNPADANNMCTWAMRSMLIEDGNRLILIDTGIGDKQDDKFFSHYYLHGDDSIDGNLAKLGFHRNDITDVFLTHLHFDHVGGAIEWNKDRTGFIPAFPNAHYWSNENHWKWATEPNPREKASFIKENIIPIQESGQLKHVNVGNDFLATTELGFDTFVVNGHTDAQMIPIINYKGKKLVFTADLLPSAGHIPLPYVMGYDTRPLLTMDEKARFLKQAAEEEYVLFLEHDSVNECCTVKMTEKGVRLDQTFAFNEMF; this is translated from the coding sequence ATGAAGATATATCCCCTCAATACTGGCTATTTCAAGTTAGATGGTGGCGCCATGTTTGGTGTTGTTCCAAAAGCTCTTTGGCAGCGAACCAACCCGGCAGACGCGAATAATATGTGTACGTGGGCGATGCGCAGTATGCTTATTGAAGATGGCAATCGCCTTATTCTAATTGATACGGGTATTGGCGATAAGCAAGATGACAAGTTCTTTAGTCATTACTATTTACACGGAGACGATAGTATAGATGGAAACTTGGCGAAGTTGGGCTTTCACAGGAATGATATCACGGATGTATTTCTAACGCACCTGCACTTTGATCACGTGGGCGGAGCAATTGAGTGGAATAAAGATAGAACTGGTTTTATTCCCGCGTTTCCCAATGCCCACTATTGGTCGAATGAGAATCACTGGAAGTGGGCTACAGAACCGAATCCACGCGAAAAGGCTTCTTTTATAAAGGAGAACATTATTCCGATTCAGGAAAGTGGACAGTTAAAGCACGTAAACGTTGGCAATGATTTTTTAGCCACTACGGAATTGGGCTTCGACACCTTTGTAGTGAATGGACACACCGATGCGCAGATGATTCCTATCATCAATTATAAAGGGAAAAAACTGGTGTTTACGGCCGATCTTCTACCAAGTGCAGGACACATTCCACTTCCCTATGTGATGGGATACGATACGCGTCCGCTTCTCACCATGGATGAAAAGGCTCGGTTCTTGAAACAGGCTGCTGAAGAAGAGTACGTCTTGTTCCTCGAACACGATTCTGTGAACGAGTGCTGTACCGTTAAAATGACCGAAAAAGGTGTACGTTTGGATCAGACGTTTGCCTTTAACGAAATGTTCTGA
- a CDS encoding M1 family metallopeptidase: protein MHKRILVAVAAALPFLAFSQGGYWQNHVDYRMDIDMDVDDNQFEGEQWLTFTNNSPDTITEVFYHLYYNAFQPESMMDTRSRNIADPDGRVRDRISKLDDDEIGYHRIGTLEQDGALVEYDIQQTIMKVKLQRPIVPGDASVFHMTFESQVPIQIRRTGRDNSEDIQFSMSQWYPKMAMYDRDGWHADPYVGREFYGEFGRFVVNITIDKDYVIGGTGELTNPEEVGHGYIEGEVARRNNKITYKFVADNVHDFAWAADKDFRHTIMHMEDGRPIHFFYNPETANVANWEKLEEMAPAYFSYMGEHFGVYQYPQFSVIQGGDGGMEYPMCTFILGGGEEFEGLLGVFVHEATHNWYYGQIGTNEANYPWMDEGFTTFAEYECIHSLMEETGNPHTRVYAVYGQYQSSSLREPMSTPGDHFNTNRAYAISSYYLGSIFLNQLRGVVGEEAFWRGMHTYFDQWHFKHPHPEDFIRVMERESGMILDWYLNYWVNQTKPIDYAITSVEPMGRGACAVNLERMGQMPMPVDVMVEFKNGRKVRYTIPLVMMQGVKPEGLPAMPWPWTHPTYTLQVDFPMDEIKSIRLNPDARIADIDASNDMWPGPESSSPEGNGNSLKGGR from the coding sequence ATGCACAAAAGAATCCTCGTCGCCGTTGCGGCGGCTTTGCCATTCCTAGCTTTTTCTCAAGGAGGATATTGGCAGAATCACGTTGATTATCGAATGGACATTGATATGGATGTAGACGATAATCAATTTGAAGGAGAGCAGTGGCTGACTTTCACGAACAACAGCCCAGACACAATTACAGAGGTTTTCTATCACCTTTATTACAATGCTTTCCAGCCCGAAAGCATGATGGATACGCGCTCTAGAAATATTGCAGATCCAGATGGAAGAGTTCGCGATCGCATTTCTAAGCTGGATGATGATGAGATTGGCTACCACAGAATTGGAACCTTAGAACAAGATGGAGCTTTGGTTGAATACGACATTCAACAGACCATCATGAAGGTGAAACTCCAGCGTCCAATTGTGCCGGGTGATGCATCGGTCTTCCACATGACTTTTGAATCTCAAGTTCCAATACAGATCAGAAGAACGGGTAGAGACAACAGTGAAGATATCCAGTTTTCAATGAGTCAGTGGTACCCTAAAATGGCGATGTATGACAGAGATGGATGGCATGCCGATCCTTATGTTGGACGTGAATTCTATGGTGAGTTCGGCCGATTTGTGGTGAACATCACCATTGATAAAGACTACGTCATTGGCGGAACAGGTGAATTGACCAACCCAGAAGAAGTGGGACACGGCTACATTGAAGGTGAAGTAGCACGCAGAAATAATAAGATTACCTACAAGTTTGTGGCGGACAACGTTCACGATTTTGCGTGGGCAGCGGATAAAGATTTCCGTCACACCATTATGCACATGGAGGATGGTCGACCTATCCATTTCTTCTACAATCCAGAGACGGCTAACGTAGCCAATTGGGAGAAGTTGGAGGAAATGGCCCCTGCTTATTTCAGCTACATGGGCGAGCATTTTGGGGTTTACCAATATCCACAGTTCTCCGTTATTCAAGGAGGAGATGGAGGAATGGAATACCCAATGTGTACTTTCATTTTAGGTGGAGGAGAAGAGTTTGAGGGCTTGCTGGGAGTGTTTGTTCACGAAGCAACCCACAACTGGTACTACGGTCAGATTGGTACCAACGAGGCGAACTACCCTTGGATGGATGAGGGCTTTACCACCTTTGCGGAATACGAGTGTATTCACTCCTTGATGGAGGAAACGGGCAATCCTCACACACGCGTTTATGCGGTATATGGACAATATCAGTCGTCCTCTCTTCGTGAGCCGATGAGCACACCTGGCGATCACTTTAACACCAACCGAGCCTATGCCATTTCATCGTACTACCTCGGTTCCATTTTCTTGAATCAGTTGAGAGGTGTAGTAGGAGAAGAGGCGTTTTGGAGAGGGATGCATACCTACTTTGATCAGTGGCATTTTAAGCATCCACACCCTGAAGATTTCATCCGTGTGATGGAGCGTGAATCTGGGATGATTCTCGACTGGTACTTGAATTACTGGGTGAATCAGACCAAACCTATTGATTATGCCATCACTAGTGTTGAGCCAATGGGAAGAGGTGCATGTGCGGTGAATCTTGAGCGAATGGGTCAAATGCCAATGCCGGTAGATGTTATGGTTGAATTCAAGAATGGAAGAAAGGTGCGCTACACCATTCCATTGGTAATGATGCAGGGGGTGAAGCCAGAAGGGCTTCCAGCGATGCCTTGGCCATGGACACATCCTACGTATACGTTACAAGTGGATTTTCCAATGGATGAAATCAAAAGCATTCGCTTGAATCCAGATGCGCGCATCGCAGACATCGACGCGTCTAACGATATGTGGCCAGGTCCGGAGTCTTCAAGCCCAGAAGGTAACGGAAATAGTCTCAAAGGCGGACGCTAG
- a CDS encoding LysE family translocator has product MFEVILAAIILGVTLSFMVGPVFLLLLEIAMNKGAKKALAFDAGVIAADVLFIIAILYSSSFLQNITNLAWVYGIGGLVIIAFGLYNVKNAAKKKHHLEEKDKLPENKNTPVGVYVVKGFFMNFLNVGVLAYWLATVVVMRASVDNDENLMKLYFLITVATYALVDVAKIFSARKLKAYLTDAVLVKIERVVGFVLVGFGVIMIARGVLQHLGYSLESLLGIA; this is encoded by the coding sequence ATGTTTGAAGTAATTCTTGCGGCAATTATCCTGGGCGTCACCCTTTCTTTTATGGTGGGGCCCGTATTTCTCCTCCTTCTTGAAATTGCCATGAACAAAGGCGCTAAAAAAGCGCTGGCCTTTGATGCGGGTGTCATTGCCGCAGATGTACTTTTCATCATCGCCATCCTCTACAGCAGTTCGTTTCTGCAGAACATCACCAACCTAGCATGGGTGTATGGGATTGGGGGACTTGTCATCATTGCATTTGGACTTTACAACGTGAAGAATGCCGCCAAGAAGAAGCATCACTTGGAAGAAAAAGACAAGCTGCCAGAAAACAAAAACACCCCCGTGGGAGTGTACGTTGTGAAAGGGTTCTTCATGAATTTTCTAAACGTTGGCGTACTTGCCTATTGGCTAGCAACCGTAGTAGTGATGCGTGCTTCAGTAGATAACGATGAAAATCTGATGAAGCTTTACTTCCTCATTACTGTAGCTACCTACGCACTGGTGGATGTCGCTAAAATATTCTCTGCTAGAAAACTCAAAGCCTATTTAACCGATGCCGTTCTGGTCAAAATTGAACGCGTTGTCGGTTTTGTATTGGTGGGCTTTGGGGTGATAATGATAGCCCGAGGCGTTTTGCAACACCTCGGGTATTCTCTTGAAAGTTTATTGGGAATCGCCTAG